Part of the Mycolicibacterium mengxianglii genome is shown below.
CCGCGCCATGTCCGAGGCGTTCTACGTGCTGTCGGGGTCGATGAAGCTCTACAACGGCACCGAATGGGTGCACGGGCACCAGAACGACTTCCTCTACGTGCCGCCCGGCGGTGTTCACGGCTTCCGCAACGAGGCCGACGAGCCCGCGTCGATCCTGATGGTGTTCTCCCCCGGCGCGCCCCGGGAGCACTACTTCGAAGGCCTTTCCCAGCTCGGCGACATGACCGAGGAGGAGCGCCGGGAATGGTTCATCGCCAACGACAACTTCTTCGTCTAGACACACCCCGCTGACACGCCGCGAAGATGCGACGCCGTAACCGCTTGCCCTAGGGTGATCCCCGACCGCGGAAGCGGATCTCGATCGGATTGGAGTCTTGGGTGCCGGCTGAAGTAGCGCCGAGTACCCACGCACTGCGCAGCTGGCAGCGGAAAGCTCTGGTCAAATATCTGACTGCCAAGCCCCGCGATTTCCTGGCTGTGGCGACCCCGGGCGCAGGCAAGACGACCTTCGCGCTCCGGCTCGCCGCCGAGCTCCTCAACGAGCGCACCGTCGAGAAGGTCACCGTCGTGGTGCCCACCGAGCACCTCAAGATCCAGTGGGCCAGGGCGGCCGCCTCCCAGGGGATCGCCCTGGATCCCAAGTTCAGCAACTCCAACTCACAGACGTCCTCGGAGTACCACGGCGTCGTCGTGACATATGCGCAGGTGGCCAGCCACCCGTTCCGGCACCGGGTGCGCACCGAGAACTACAAGACACTGGTGATCTTCGACGAGATCCACCACGGCGGTGACGCCAAGAGCTGGGGCGAGGCCATCCGCGAAGCCTTCGACGACGCGACCCGACGCCTGGCGCTGACGGGAACACCGTTCCGCAGTGACGACAGCCCCATCCCGTTCGTCAACTACGAGCCCGACGCCAACGGCCTGATGCGCAGTGTTGCCGACCACACGTACGGCTACTCCGATGCACTTGCCGACGGCGTAGTGCGACCAGTGATGTTCATGGCCTACTCCGGGGAGGCGCGCTGGCGCGACAGTGCCGGCGAGGAGCACGCCGCGCGCCTGGGCGAACCGCTCAACGCCGAGCAGACCGCCAGGGCGTGGCGCACCGTGCTCGACCCGGCCGGGGACTGGATGCCCGCGGTGATCGCCGCCGCCGATATCCGGCTGCGGCAGAAGCGCCAGCACGTGCCCGACGCCGGCGGCATGATCATCGCCTCCGATCAGACCAACGCCCGCGCCTACGCCAAGCTGCTGACCACGATCACCGGTGAGGCACCCACGGTGGTGCTCTCCGATGACCCCGGTTCCTCGGACCGCATCACCGAGTTCTCCAAGGGCACCAGCCGCTGGATGGTGGCGGTACGCATGGTGTCCGAGGGTGTCGACGTGCCGCGGTTGACGGTCGGCGTGTACGCCACCAGCGCTTCGACTCCACTGTTCTTCGCCCAGGCCATCGGCCGGTTCGTGCGGTCGCGCCGGCCCGGGGAGACCGCCAGCGTGTTCTTGCCGTCGGTGCCGAACCTGCTGCTGCTGGCCAGTGAACTGGAAGCTCAACGCAACCACATTCTCGGCAAGCCGCACCGCGAGTCGCAGGGCGACGAAGACCCGCTGGATGCCGAGTTGGCCAAGCAGCGTCGCGAGGAGAAGGGCGAGGAGGAGAAGTCCTTCACCTCACTGGGCGCCGACGCCGAACTCGATCAGGTGATTTTCGACGGCTCCTCCTGGGGCACCGCCACCCCCGCCGGCAGCGACGAGGAGGCCGACTACCTCGGCATCCCCGGCCTGCTCGACGCCGGCCAGATGCGCGACCTGTTGAGCAAGCGCCAGGTGGCGCAGCTCGAAAAGCGCACCGCCTCAGGCGAACCCGCGCCCCGGGCCACCCACGGGCAGCTGCGGGACCTACGCAAAGAGCTCAATGCGCTGGTCTCGGCGGCCCATCACCGGCTGGGCAAGCCACACGGCTGGATCCACAACGAGTTGCGCCGGATCTGCGGCGGGCCTCCCGTGGCGGCCGCCACCAGCGAGCAGATCAAAGAGCGCATCATCGCCGTACGCGAGCTCGGCTTCGGCCAGTCCTCGTGACGCCACAAACCCCTAAAGACCCAGCAGCTCAGGCAGGTCGGCCACCGAATCGATGACGTGGTTGGGCTGCATCGCGAATTCGTCTGCCGCCCAACGGTCCAACGTGTCCTGGCGGAACTTGCCGGTGCGCACCAGCACCCCCGTCATGCCGACGACCTGACCGGCCAGCACATCGTTGTTGAGATCGTCGCCGACCATGTACATCTCGTCGGGCTCGACTCCCAGGCGCGCCGCCGACGCCAGAAAACCCTCCGGGGCGGGCTTGCCGACAGCGGTGGCCTTGCGACCGGAACACTCCTCCATGCCGTTGAGGTACATGCCGGTGTCGATGCGCAGCCCCTCGGTGGTGGTCCAGGACATGCTGCGGTGCATCGCGACGACCGGCACGCCCTGGGCCATCCAGTCGTACACCCAGCTCAACGTCACGTGGTCGTACTCGGGCCCGGCGCCGCCGAGCAGCACCACATCAGGAGTCGCCGGCATCGCGCCACCGCGCGTCTCGACCGACGACACCACGTCGATCCCCGGCATGTCGTCGGCGATGTGGCCGCTGTTGACCAGGAAGCAGTGCGCGTCCGGATAACGATCGCGCACGAAGTCAGCGGTCAGCACCGCGGCGGTGATCACCTCGTCCGGGTTGACGTCCATACCGGCATCGGTCAGCAGATCGGCGATCTCAACGCGGGTGCGGGTGGTGGTGTTCGTCAGATACGAGCGGGCAATCTGGTTGTCCGCCAACGTCCGCAGCGTCTCTGCCGCACCGGTTATCGGCTTCCACGAGGTGACCAGCACACCATCGATGTCGAAAAGCACTCCGCCGGTAGCCATGGTGCGACAGTAAACGCAGCACATCGGCGCGCAACTCGTGGGCTCACATTCCCGGAGTGGCCCAGATCGACTGGGCCACCCACGGCGAGGCCTGCGCCGCCACCGCCCAGGCCTGCTCGGCGGGCACATCGATGACCACATACCGTTTGGTGCCTGCGGCCGTGGCCGCGATCAGCGTCGCCACCCCGGCGCGGCGCTGCAACGGCGACTGGCGCACCGTCCACCCGATGATCCCCGCCGTGGCGATGCAGTCGCGGCGCCGCTCCACGCTACCGCTGCGCGAGACCAACCACGCGCCGTCTATGCGGTGCCCCAGCGCCCGCACCCGGTCGGCGGCCAGCAGGGCGCAGCCCACGGTCAGCACCGCCAGCACCCACCAACTCCACGCCGGCACGCCGACGGTCAGCGCGCCCGCGCAGAGCCCCACCCCCGCCAGCCCCGGCAGCACCAGGCCGCGGGTCCAGCGGCGCCGTGCGGCCGCCGGGCCGTGGCCGCGCACCGGTGCGGTGACAACGCCGTTGTCCCCGATCAGGTTCTCCAGCACCCCGTGCGCGGTAGCCGCCGGGCACGGCGGCAACAGCAGCGACGCCTCCCCGGCACCGTTGACGCCGGTCATCACGGCATCCAGCCGGGCGCCGCCGAAAGCACGGACCAGCAGCGGTTCGCGGACCGTGCCGCCGCGCAACCGGGTCATGTCGAAGGTGTGCTCGCGGACCCGTACCAGGCCGTGCTGCAGATGCAAGGTGTCCCCGTGCCGCCGCAGCACCAGGTTCCCGTAGGTCAGCAGTGACCGGCCCACCGACAGCGCCACCGAGGCCACCAGCACCACCACAGCCGCGGCCGCAGCCGAAGCGGCCACGCCGAAGTGCTGCGCCGCATCCAGTCCGGACTCCACCACTGCCGAGCGCTGCAGCACCTGTCCCAGGCCGGCCTGGTAGATCAGCCCGGCGGCCGCGGTGATCATCACCAACCCCGACATGCTCAACGGGCTGTAGCGCAGCCAGGACGGCTGCCAACGCGCCAGCACGACGCCGATGTCGGCGGGCTGGGGCGCCTCGACTCGAGACTGCGCGAGCAGCACCGCCCGCAGCTGCGGAACGTCGCCGGTCGGCACGGCATCGAGTTCAAATGCCTTGTCGCCATGAGCTTCCTGGCCGGTGCTGACCCGCAGCACCGTGAGCCCGAGCAGGCGGTGCAGCGGCCGGGCGTCGGTCTGCACCGACCGGATCCGGTTGCGCGGCACCGACAACACGGTGCGCTGCAGCACGCCCGCACGCAGGCGCACCTCCTCGGCGTCGATGCGGTAGGTGGTGGTGAACCAGCGGGCCACCCCGAACACCACGATCGCGGCCAGACCGAGCAGCGACCACAGTGGGTTGTTGGTCGCCGACCCCAGCACGACGGAACCGACCAGCAGCGGCAGTTGCCGCAGCACCTCATGTACCGGATGCACCAACAGCATTCGCGGGCTGAGCCGGCGCCACACCGGCGCACCCGGCTCCGGGCGCACCGCGTCAGGTTGCATCGCGTCAGGTTGCATCGTGGTCACCGATCGCCGCGATGTCGGTCAGCCGAGCCGCGATCTCATCGGCGACCGCCGAATCCAGGGCGACGATCTGCACAGCCCCGGCCGAGGACGCAGTGGTCACCGTCACATTGGCCAGCCCGAACAACCGGTCCAGCGGCCCGCGGTGCGTGTCGACGGTCTGCACCCGTGAGATCGGCGCGATCCGGCGCTCCTGGGTCAACCACCCGGTGCGGGTGTAGACCGCCCGGTCACTGATCTCCCAGCGGTGTACGCGATACCGCCACACCGGGACCACCCCCACCGCCACCACCGCGCTGAGGGCGGCTACCGCGGCCACCGCGACCTGCAGCCTCAGCCGTTGATCATCGAGTGCGAACCAGACCGCCAACCCGGCCAGCACCATCAGCCACGGGATCGCCGCACTCAGTGCCCACACCAGTGGTGCGCGGGTGCTCGGCGGGTGAAGGGGCTCGCGCATACCGACGTCCATGGTGTCGAGGATGCCGTGTCCGTAATGTTCCCGGCATGAGCGAGCGCAAGTGGACCGAATCCGACGTCGGCGATCAGAGCGGTCGGATCGCGATCGTCACCGGCTCCAACACCGGATTGGGTTACGAGACGGCACGTGTCCTGGCCGCCCACGGCGCCCATGTGGTGATCGCCGTGCGCGACACCGAGAAGGGCAAGGCCGCCGCCGCCCGTATCGCCGGTGAGGTGCCGCGGGCCGATGTGGCAGTGCAGCCGCTGGATCTAGGTTCGCTGCAATCGGTTCGGACTGCGGCCGAGGAGCTGAAGTCCGCCTACCCGCGAATCGACCTGTTGGTCAACAACGCCGGGGTGATGTATCCGCCGAAGCAGACCACAGAGGACGGCTTCGAATTACAGTTCGGCACCAACCACCTCGGCCACTTCGCCCTGACCGGGCTGCTGCTGGAGCACCTGCTGCCGGTGGAGAATTCGCGGGTGGTGGTGGTGGCCAGCCTCGCGCACTCCATCAAAGCCGGCATCCGGTTCGACGACCTGCAGTGGGAACACGGCTACAACCGGGTGGCTGCGTACGGGCAGTCGAAGTTGGCCAACCTGATGTTCACCTACGAGCTGCAACGCCGGCTCGCCACGGCCGGCGCCCGAACCATCGCCGTCGCCGCCCACCCGGGGGTGTCCAACACCGAGTTGACGCGCCACCTGCCGGGCAGCACCCTGCCCGGGTTCAGCCGGCTCGTCGGGCTGGCCACCAACAGCTCCTATGTCGGCGCGCTGGCCACGCTGCGCGCCGCCACCGATCCCGCGGTCGCTGGAGGCCAGTACTACGGCCCGGACGGGTTCCACGAACTGTGGGGCCATCCGGTTCTCGTCGAGTCCAGCAAGCAGTCCCACGACGTCGCCGTGCAGGAGCGGCTGTGGAACGTCTCGGAGGAACTCACCGGCGTCAGGTTCCCGGTCTAGATGCGTAGCGTCGAAGAACACCAGCGGATCGTCGCCGCCCTGATCACGCCGCGCGCCGGGATCCGGCTGCCCTTGGCCGAGACCCTGGGGTTGGTCCTGACCGCCGATGTCGTGGCACCGCTGTCACTGCCCGGCTTCGACAACTCCGCCATGGACGGCTACGCCGTGCGCGCGCAGGACATCGCCGACGCCACCGCCGAGCATCCCGTCCCGCTACCCGTCGCCGAGGACATCCCGGCCGGCCGCACCGACCCGTTGACCCTGGCACCCGGCACGGCGCACCGGATCATGACGGGCGCGCCCGTCCCGGCCGGGGCGACGGCCGTGGTGCCTGTCGAACGAACCGACGGCGGCACCGAGACCGTCGAGATCCGGGCGAGCGCGGCCG
Proteins encoded:
- a CDS encoding cupin domain-containing protein — encoded protein: MSLVVPPYPPARYTHDKPEVSAWLKRGDAPPDHDSFGLVQYRYLADQRATGGDYGLYRVDIAPKAGGPGPHFHRAMSEAFYVLSGSMKLYNGTEWVHGHQNDFLYVPPGGVHGFRNEADEPASILMVFSPGAPREHYFEGLSQLGDMTEEERREWFIANDNFFV
- a CDS encoding DEAD/DEAH box helicase produces the protein MPAEVAPSTHALRSWQRKALVKYLTAKPRDFLAVATPGAGKTTFALRLAAELLNERTVEKVTVVVPTEHLKIQWARAAASQGIALDPKFSNSNSQTSSEYHGVVVTYAQVASHPFRHRVRTENYKTLVIFDEIHHGGDAKSWGEAIREAFDDATRRLALTGTPFRSDDSPIPFVNYEPDANGLMRSVADHTYGYSDALADGVVRPVMFMAYSGEARWRDSAGEEHAARLGEPLNAEQTARAWRTVLDPAGDWMPAVIAAADIRLRQKRQHVPDAGGMIIASDQTNARAYAKLLTTITGEAPTVVLSDDPGSSDRITEFSKGTSRWMVAVRMVSEGVDVPRLTVGVYATSASTPLFFAQAIGRFVRSRRPGETASVFLPSVPNLLLLASELEAQRNHILGKPHRESQGDEDPLDAELAKQRREEKGEEEKSFTSLGADAELDQVIFDGSSWGTATPAGSDEEADYLGIPGLLDAGQMRDLLSKRQVAQLEKRTASGEPAPRATHGQLRDLRKELNALVSAAHHRLGKPHGWIHNELRRICGGPPVAAATSEQIKERIIAVRELGFGQSS
- a CDS encoding HAD-IIA family hydrolase codes for the protein MATGGVLFDIDGVLVTSWKPITGAAETLRTLADNQIARSYLTNTTTRTRVEIADLLTDAGMDVNPDEVITAAVLTADFVRDRYPDAHCFLVNSGHIADDMPGIDVVSSVETRGGAMPATPDVVLLGGAGPEYDHVTLSWVYDWMAQGVPVVAMHRSMSWTTTEGLRIDTGMYLNGMEECSGRKATAVGKPAPEGFLASAARLGVEPDEMYMVGDDLNNDVLAGQVVGMTGVLVRTGKFRQDTLDRWAADEFAMQPNHVIDSVADLPELLGL
- a CDS encoding PH domain-containing protein, yielding MQPDAVRPEPGAPVWRRLSPRMLLVHPVHEVLRQLPLLVGSVVLGSATNNPLWSLLGLAAIVVFGVARWFTTTYRIDAEEVRLRAGVLQRTVLSVPRNRIRSVQTDARPLHRLLGLTVLRVSTGQEAHGDKAFELDAVPTGDVPQLRAVLLAQSRVEAPQPADIGVVLARWQPSWLRYSPLSMSGLVMITAAAGLIYQAGLGQVLQRSAVVESGLDAAQHFGVAASAAAAAVVVLVASVALSVGRSLLTYGNLVLRRHGDTLHLQHGLVRVREHTFDMTRLRGGTVREPLLVRAFGGARLDAVMTGVNGAGEASLLLPPCPAATAHGVLENLIGDNGVVTAPVRGHGPAAARRRWTRGLVLPGLAGVGLCAGALTVGVPAWSWWVLAVLTVGCALLAADRVRALGHRIDGAWLVSRSGSVERRRDCIATAGIIGWTVRQSPLQRRAGVATLIAATAAGTKRYVVIDVPAEQAWAVAAQASPWVAQSIWATPGM
- a CDS encoding PH domain-containing protein, giving the protein MREPLHPPSTRAPLVWALSAAIPWLMVLAGLAVWFALDDQRLRLQVAVAAVAALSAVVAVGVVPVWRYRVHRWEISDRAVYTRTGWLTQERRIAPISRVQTVDTHRGPLDRLFGLANVTVTTASSAGAVQIVALDSAVADEIAARLTDIAAIGDHDAT
- a CDS encoding SDR family NAD(P)-dependent oxidoreductase; this encodes MSERKWTESDVGDQSGRIAIVTGSNTGLGYETARVLAAHGAHVVIAVRDTEKGKAAAARIAGEVPRADVAVQPLDLGSLQSVRTAAEELKSAYPRIDLLVNNAGVMYPPKQTTEDGFELQFGTNHLGHFALTGLLLEHLLPVENSRVVVVASLAHSIKAGIRFDDLQWEHGYNRVAAYGQSKLANLMFTYELQRRLATAGARTIAVAAHPGVSNTELTRHLPGSTLPGFSRLVGLATNSSYVGALATLRAATDPAVAGGQYYGPDGFHELWGHPVLVESSKQSHDVAVQERLWNVSEELTGVRFPV